From Pseudomonas poae, the proteins below share one genomic window:
- a CDS encoding MFS transporter — MSEHAQPLGSAVIASTGNESRKVIFASSLGTVFEWYDFFLYGALAAVISKQFFAGVNDTTAFIFALMAFAAGFVVRPFGALVFGRLGDMIGRKYTFLVTIILMGVATFCVGLLPTYASIGIAAPVILIVLRMLQGLALGGEYGGAATYVAEHAPTGKRGLHTSWIQSTATLGLLLSLLVVLACRYFTGDQFEVWGWRIPFLFSIVLLGISTWIRMSLHESPAFLKMKEEGKTSKAPIRESFGKWENLKVVLIALFSINGGQAVTFYAAQFYVLFFLTQFLKMDPALANMLLIISVVIGAPFFILFGWLSDKVGRKPVLMLGLLLATALYFPIFKGLAHYTNPAMDQASRQAPITVLADPATCTFQFDPVGKAKFDSPCDKVKTFLVKQGLPYSSAAAPAGSPVQVSVGDVRIDGFDEKALRGAVTLAGYPSSADVAQVNKVMVVVLIVVLILIAAMCYGPLAALMVELFPTRIRYTSMSLPYHIGNGWFGGFLPTVSFALVVYTGDIFYGLWYPVVVTGVSLIVGLFCLKETRHVDINSN; from the coding sequence ATGTCAGAACATGCTCAACCCCTGGGCTCGGCGGTTATCGCGAGTACCGGCAACGAATCAAGAAAGGTCATCTTCGCCTCCTCCCTGGGGACGGTGTTCGAGTGGTATGACTTTTTCCTCTACGGCGCCCTGGCGGCGGTGATCAGCAAACAGTTCTTTGCCGGGGTCAATGACACCACGGCGTTTATCTTTGCCTTGATGGCCTTTGCCGCAGGCTTTGTGGTGCGCCCGTTCGGCGCGCTGGTGTTCGGCCGCCTGGGCGACATGATCGGGCGCAAGTACACCTTTCTGGTCACTATCATCCTGATGGGCGTGGCCACATTCTGCGTCGGGCTGTTGCCGACCTACGCCAGCATCGGCATCGCAGCGCCGGTCATCCTGATCGTGCTGCGCATGCTGCAAGGTCTGGCGTTGGGCGGTGAGTACGGCGGCGCAGCCACCTACGTGGCCGAGCACGCGCCGACGGGCAAACGCGGCCTGCACACCAGCTGGATTCAATCCACCGCCACCCTCGGCCTGCTGCTGTCGTTGCTGGTGGTGCTGGCCTGCCGTTACTTCACCGGTGACCAGTTCGAGGTCTGGGGCTGGCGGATTCCGTTCCTGTTTTCGATTGTGCTGCTGGGTATTTCCACCTGGATTCGCATGAGCCTGCATGAGTCGCCGGCCTTCCTGAAAATGAAAGAGGAAGGCAAGACCAGCAAGGCGCCGATCCGCGAGTCCTTCGGCAAATGGGAAAACCTCAAGGTGGTGCTGATTGCGCTGTTCAGCATCAATGGCGGGCAAGCAGTAACGTTTTATGCGGCGCAGTTTTATGTGCTGTTCTTCCTCACGCAGTTCCTCAAGATGGACCCGGCACTGGCCAATATGCTGTTGATCATCAGCGTGGTGATCGGCGCGCCGTTCTTTATCCTGTTCGGCTGGCTGTCGGACAAGGTCGGCCGCAAGCCGGTGCTGATGCTGGGCTTGCTGCTGGCCACTGCGCTGTACTTCCCGATCTTCAAGGGCCTGGCGCACTACACCAACCCGGCGATGGACCAGGCCAGCCGCCAGGCACCGATCACGGTGCTGGCCGATCCGGCCACCTGCACCTTCCAGTTCGACCCGGTGGGCAAGGCGAAATTTGACAGCCCGTGCGACAAGGTCAAAACCTTCCTGGTCAAGCAGGGCCTGCCCTACAGCAGCGCCGCCGCCCCTGCGGGCAGCCCGGTGCAGGTGAGCGTAGGTGACGTACGCATCGACGGCTTTGATGAGAAAGCCCTGCGCGGCGCGGTGACCCTGGCCGGTTACCCGAGTTCGGCGGATGTGGCCCAGGTCAACAAAGTGATGGTGGTGGTGCTGATCGTGGTGCTGATCCTGATCGCCGCCATGTGCTACGGCCCGCTCGCGGCGTTGATGGTGGAGCTGTTCCCGACACGTATTCGCTACACCTCGATGTCGCTGCCCTACCACATCGGTAACGGCTGGTTCGGCGGGTTCCTGCCCACCGTGTCGTTTGCCTTGGTGGTGTACACCGGCGATATCTTCTATGGCTTGTGGTACCCGGTGGTAGTGACCGGCGTGAGCCTGATTGTCGGGTTGTTCTGCCTCAAAGAAACCCGGCATGTGGATATCAATAGCAACTGA
- a CDS encoding CBS domain-containing protein — protein sequence MKTVAQVLKAKDQKNQDVHTIQWDHTVFEALVRMSEKNVGALPVVKEGTVVGIISERDYARKLILKGLSSVTTRVDEVMSSPVITVDTHKSVEECMNIMTDSHLRHLPVVENGQLLGLLSIGDLVKEAIAEQADLIKQLEQYIRGE from the coding sequence ATGAAAACCGTCGCACAAGTGCTCAAAGCCAAGGACCAGAAGAACCAGGACGTCCACACCATTCAATGGGATCACACCGTGTTTGAAGCGCTGGTGCGGATGTCCGAGAAAAACGTCGGCGCCTTGCCGGTCGTCAAGGAAGGCACAGTTGTCGGGATCATCAGCGAACGTGATTACGCACGCAAACTCATCCTCAAGGGCCTGTCGTCGGTCACCACACGGGTCGATGAGGTGATGAGCTCCCCTGTGATCACCGTCGATACTCATAAGTCTGTCGAAGAGTGCATGAACATCATGACCGACAGTCACCTGCGCCACTTGCCCGTGGTCGAAAATGGTCAACTGCTGGGCCTGCTGTCCATTGGCGACCTGGTGAAGGAAGCCATTGCCGAACAGGCTGACCTGATCAAGCAACTGGAGCAGTACATCCGCGGCGAATAG
- a CDS encoding NAD-dependent protein deacetylase — protein sequence MLDTLEHQEDHLDTLHRAMAERRFLVLTGAGISTSSGIPDYRDSEGVRRGKAPMMYQEFLATPQARRRYWARAMLGWPRVRIAQPNKAHLALATLQQRGRISGLITQNVDTLHDQAGSHDVIELHGSLHRVLCLDCQLRSTRDVIQRQMEVDNPYLAQVHAVQAPDGDTLLDPTFEEHFQVPHCPHCAGERLKPDVVFFGENVAPATAARAMTAVEHAEGLLVVGSSLMAYSAFRLCKAMVEQGKPVIAINLGKTRGDELLQVKIEASCETLLPLLVARLG from the coding sequence ATGCTCGATACGCTGGAACATCAAGAGGACCACCTCGACACCCTGCACCGGGCCATGGCTGAACGGCGCTTTCTGGTGTTGACCGGTGCGGGGATCAGCACGTCATCGGGCATCCCCGATTATCGCGACAGCGAAGGCGTGCGCCGGGGCAAGGCGCCGATGATGTACCAGGAGTTCCTGGCCACCCCGCAAGCACGACGCCGTTACTGGGCGCGGGCCATGCTGGGGTGGCCACGGGTGCGCATTGCACAGCCGAACAAGGCCCATCTGGCGCTGGCGACGCTGCAGCAACGCGGGCGTATCAGCGGGTTGATCACGCAAAACGTCGACACACTGCATGACCAGGCGGGCAGCCATGATGTGATCGAGCTGCACGGCAGCCTGCATCGCGTGCTGTGCCTGGATTGCCAGCTGCGCAGTACCCGCGACGTGATTCAGCGCCAGATGGAGGTCGACAACCCTTACCTGGCACAGGTTCATGCGGTACAGGCGCCCGACGGCGACACCTTGCTCGACCCGACGTTTGAAGAACACTTCCAGGTCCCCCACTGCCCCCATTGCGCGGGTGAGCGGCTGAAACCGGATGTGGTGTTTTTTGGCGAGAACGTCGCACCGGCGACTGCGGCCAGGGCGATGACCGCTGTAGAGCACGCAGAGGGCCTGCTGGTAGTGGGTTCATCACTGATGGCTTATTCGGCATTTCGCCTTTGCAAAGCGATGGTCGAACAGGGTAAGCCGGTGATCGCCATCAATCTCGGCAAGACCCGCGGGGATGAGCTGCTGCAGGTGAAGATCGAGGCATCGTGTGAGACGTTGTTGCCACTGCTAGTCGCACGATTAGGATAA
- a CDS encoding LysR substrate-binding domain-containing protein translates to MTVKQMRAFLAVAQSLSFAAACERLHLSQSALSLTIKGLEEGLGGRLFSRNTRNVALTPEGESLLPLARRLIADWDNAEDELRQRFTLQRGRVTVAAMPSFAGNLLPPILKIFRARYPQVNVTVHDLINEQVLEMVRDRQVELGVAFEPSEGSSLAFTPLYLDRFIAVVPGDSPLAQCTEIDWKTLLEQPFITLQRPSTVRVMLEEHLGTLQMKLPVALESHQLATVGKMVASGLGVSAVPALCARQMIEAGAHCITLNDPVIERPIGVLTKPGHELSAAAQVLFDIFCDEAAKGRFPTF, encoded by the coding sequence ATGACAGTTAAACAGATGCGTGCCTTTCTCGCCGTGGCCCAGAGCCTGAGTTTTGCTGCTGCCTGTGAGCGGTTGCACCTCTCACAATCGGCACTGAGCCTGACTATCAAGGGGTTGGAAGAAGGGCTGGGCGGGCGCTTGTTCAGCCGTAATACACGCAACGTCGCGCTAACGCCGGAAGGTGAATCGCTGTTGCCGCTGGCGCGCCGGCTGATCGCGGATTGGGACAACGCCGAAGATGAACTGCGCCAGCGTTTCACCCTGCAGCGTGGCCGAGTCACGGTGGCTGCGATGCCGTCGTTTGCGGGCAACTTGTTGCCGCCGATCCTGAAGATATTCCGCGCACGTTACCCCCAAGTGAATGTGACGGTGCATGACTTGATCAATGAGCAGGTACTGGAAATGGTGCGCGACCGGCAGGTGGAACTGGGCGTTGCGTTCGAGCCGTCTGAAGGTTCATCGCTGGCCTTTACGCCGCTGTATCTGGACCGGTTTATTGCTGTCGTGCCGGGTGATTCACCGTTAGCGCAATGTACCGAGATCGATTGGAAAACCCTGCTGGAGCAGCCGTTCATCACCTTGCAACGGCCGTCCACGGTACGGGTGATGCTGGAAGAGCACCTGGGGACCTTGCAGATGAAGTTGCCGGTAGCGCTGGAGAGCCATCAACTGGCGACGGTGGGCAAGATGGTCGCCAGTGGCTTGGGCGTCAGCGCCGTACCTGCGTTGTGCGCACGGCAGATGATCGAGGCGGGCGCCCATTGCATCACCTTGAATGATCCGGTGATTGAACGGCCGATTGGGGTTCTGACAAAACCCGGGCATGAACTCTCGGCGGCGGCGCAGGTGTTGTTTGATATTTTTTGCGATGAAGCGGCGAAGGGGCGCTTTCCAACTTTTTAA
- a CDS encoding CoA transferase subunit A, giving the protein MAGFDKRVASYEEALAGLEDGMTVLAGGFGLCGIPENLIAEIKRKGTRELTVVSNNCGVDGFGLGVLLEEKQIRKVIASYVGENALFEKQLLSGEIEVVLTPQGTLAEKMRAGGAGIPAFFTATGVGTPVAEGKETREFNGRPYLMEESITGDFAIVKGWKADHFGNVIYRHTAQNFNPLAATAGKITVVEVEEIVEPGELDPAQIHTPGIYVDRIICGTFEKRIEQRTVRK; this is encoded by the coding sequence ATGGCAGGTTTCGATAAACGCGTGGCGTCCTACGAGGAAGCACTGGCAGGCCTGGAAGACGGCATGACCGTGCTCGCCGGTGGCTTTGGCCTGTGCGGCATCCCGGAAAACCTCATTGCCGAGATCAAGCGCAAAGGCACCCGCGAGCTGACCGTGGTATCCAATAACTGCGGCGTCGACGGTTTCGGCCTGGGCGTGTTGCTGGAAGAAAAGCAGATCCGCAAAGTGATCGCCTCCTACGTCGGTGAAAACGCCCTGTTCGAGAAGCAATTGCTCAGTGGCGAAATCGAGGTGGTGCTGACCCCCCAAGGCACCCTGGCCGAAAAAATGCGCGCAGGCGGTGCCGGCATTCCGGCCTTCTTCACCGCCACCGGCGTCGGCACCCCGGTCGCCGAAGGCAAGGAAACCCGCGAGTTCAACGGCCGCCCGTACCTGATGGAAGAGTCCATCACCGGCGACTTCGCCATCGTCAAAGGCTGGAAAGCCGACCACTTCGGCAACGTCATTTATCGCCACACCGCCCAGAACTTCAACCCGCTGGCCGCCACCGCCGGCAAGATCACGGTGGTCGAAGTCGAGGAAATCGTCGAACCGGGCGAGCTGGACCCGGCGCAGATCCACACCCCTGGCATCTACGTCGACCGGATCATCTGCGGCACCTTCGAGAAGCGCATCGAACAGCGCACCGTCCGCAAATAA
- a CDS encoding CoA transferase subunit B: protein MALTREQMAQRVAREMQDGFYVNLGIGIPTLVANYIPEGMEVMLQSENGLLGMGPFPTEETIDADMINAGKQTVTARIGASIFSSAESFAMIRGGHVDLTVLGAFEVDVHGNIASWMIPGKLVKGMGGAMDLVAGAENIIVIMTHASKDGESKLLSQCNLPLTGANCIKRVLTDLAYLEIENGAFVLKERAPGVSVEEIVSKTAGKLIVPDHVPEMHFQ, encoded by the coding sequence ATGGCTCTCACCCGCGAACAAATGGCTCAACGCGTCGCCCGCGAAATGCAGGACGGTTTTTACGTCAATCTGGGCATCGGCATCCCGACCCTGGTGGCCAACTACATCCCCGAGGGCATGGAAGTAATGCTGCAATCGGAAAACGGCCTGCTCGGCATGGGCCCGTTTCCTACCGAAGAAACCATCGATGCCGACATGATCAACGCCGGTAAACAAACCGTGACCGCACGTATCGGTGCGTCGATCTTCTCCTCCGCCGAATCCTTCGCGATGATTCGCGGCGGCCATGTCGACCTCACCGTACTTGGCGCCTTTGAAGTCGACGTCCACGGCAACATCGCCTCGTGGATGATCCCCGGCAAACTGGTCAAAGGCATGGGCGGCGCCATGGACTTGGTGGCCGGTGCGGAAAACATCATCGTGATCATGACCCACGCATCCAAGGACGGTGAGTCCAAGTTGCTCAGCCAATGCAACCTGCCACTGACCGGCGCCAACTGCATCAAGCGCGTGCTGACGGACCTGGCCTACCTGGAAATCGAAAATGGCGCTTTTGTCCTCAAGGAACGCGCACCTGGCGTCAGCGTTGAAGAGATTGTGAGCAAGACCGCCGGTAAACTGATTGTCCCGGACCACGTTCCAGAAATGCACTTCCAGTGA
- a CDS encoding acetyl-CoA C-acetyltransferase, with the protein MQDVVIVAATRTAVGSFQGSLASIPAPELGAAVIRRLLEQTGLDPALVDEVILGQVLTAGSGQNPARQASILAGLPHAVPSLTLNKVCGSGLKALHLGAQAIRCGDAEVIIAGGMENMSLAPYVLPAARTGLRMGHAKMIDSMITDGLWDAFNDYHMGITAENLVDKYGISREAQDAFAAASQQKATAAIEAGRFVDEITPILIPQRKGDPVAFAIDEQPRAGTTAESLAKLKPAFKKDGSVTAGNASSLNDGAAAVLLMSADKAKALGLPVLARIASYANAGVDPAIMGIGPVSATRRCLDKAGWSLGDLDLIEANEAFAAQSLAVGKELEWDAEKVNVNGGAIAIGHPIGASGCRVLVTLLHEMIKRDAKKGLATLCIGGGQGVALALERS; encoded by the coding sequence ATGCAAGACGTCGTGATTGTTGCTGCCACCCGCACCGCCGTGGGCAGCTTTCAAGGATCGCTGGCCAGTATCCCGGCACCGGAGCTGGGCGCGGCCGTGATCCGTCGCCTGCTGGAGCAGACCGGCCTGGACCCGGCCCTTGTGGACGAAGTGATCCTTGGTCAGGTACTCACCGCAGGCAGCGGCCAGAACCCGGCGCGCCAGGCGTCGATCCTCGCCGGCCTGCCCCACGCCGTGCCGAGCCTTACCCTGAACAAAGTCTGCGGCTCGGGCCTCAAGGCCCTGCACCTGGGCGCCCAGGCCATCCGTTGTGGCGACGCCGAGGTGATCATCGCCGGCGGCATGGAAAACATGAGCCTGGCGCCCTACGTATTGCCTGCTGCGCGCACCGGTTTGCGCATGGGCCACGCCAAGATGATCGACAGCATGATCACCGACGGTCTGTGGGATGCGTTCAACGACTACCACATGGGCATCACCGCCGAGAACCTGGTGGACAAGTACGGCATCAGCCGCGAAGCCCAGGACGCCTTCGCCGCCGCCTCGCAACAAAAAGCCACTGCAGCGATCGAAGCCGGGCGGTTTGTCGATGAGATCACGCCGATCCTGATTCCCCAGCGCAAAGGCGACCCGGTAGCCTTCGCCATAGATGAGCAACCACGGGCCGGCACCACCGCCGAGTCCCTGGCCAAGCTCAAGCCTGCGTTCAAGAAAGACGGCAGCGTCACCGCCGGCAACGCCTCCAGCCTCAACGACGGCGCAGCTGCGGTGCTGCTGATGAGTGCCGACAAGGCCAAAGCCCTCGGCCTGCCTGTGCTGGCGCGTATTGCCAGCTACGCCAATGCCGGCGTCGACCCGGCGATCATGGGCATCGGCCCGGTCTCGGCCACCCGCCGCTGCCTGGACAAAGCCGGCTGGAGCCTGGGCGACCTGGACCTGATCGAAGCCAACGAAGCCTTCGCCGCGCAATCGCTGGCGGTAGGCAAAGAGCTGGAATGGGATGCGGAGAAGGTCAACGTCAATGGCGGCGCCATCGCCATCGGCCACCCGATCGGCGCCTCAGGCTGCCGCGTGCTGGTAACCCTGCTGCATGAAATGATCAAGCGCGACGCCAAGAAAGGCTTGGCGACGCTGTGCATCGGTGGCGGCCAAGGCGTGGCCCTGGCGCTCGAACGCAGCTGA
- a CDS encoding PaaI family thioesterase, which yields MIAHTVPEGFVSLPRSSPLLDLLGPAYCRGEGLQLEIGLRADNRHANGRGTVHGGVLATLADVGMGYAMAFSSEPPLPLITASMTLDYLGAVQVGEWVVVRLEHHKRGRQMAFATVSLQVGEKVVARANAVFAVPRSD from the coding sequence ATGATTGCTCACACAGTGCCGGAAGGTTTTGTTTCGTTGCCCCGCAGCAGTCCGTTGCTTGATCTGCTGGGGCCGGCGTACTGCCGGGGTGAGGGGCTGCAACTGGAAATCGGCCTGCGTGCCGATAATCGCCATGCCAACGGGCGCGGTACCGTGCATGGTGGTGTACTCGCGACCCTGGCGGATGTCGGCATGGGGTATGCGATGGCGTTCTCCAGCGAACCGCCGCTGCCGCTGATTACGGCGAGCATGACCTTGGATTACCTGGGGGCGGTGCAAGTGGGCGAGTGGGTTGTGGTGCGCCTGGAGCATCACAAGCGCGGGCGGCAGATGGCGTTTGCCACGGTGAGTTTGCAGGTGGGGGAGAAGGTGGTGGCGCGGGCGAATGCAGTGTTTGCGGTGCCGCGCAGTGACTAG
- a CDS encoding DUF1615 domain-containing protein, translating into MYSSRLILCLTTLLVLAGCSTTRNPQQPERSEAEVKAQIVRLLPTTVADRNGWAQDIYTAFDTQKIYPSSENICAVLAVTEQESTYQVDPPVPNMGKIAQDEILRRAGKVHVPAFVVRSALQLRSPTGKSYADRLNAARTERDLSGIFDDFISVVPLGNTLFGGFNPVHTAGPMQVSIDFAQKQARGYPYTVDGTIRREVFTRRGGMYFGIAHLLGYPVNYDQPLYRFADFNAGWYASRNAAFQAAVSRATGTELALDGDLIRYGSLLPGTTELAVRSLGSKLDMRNPSIRSQLEQGEQLDFEDTTLYKRVFALADKAAGKPMPRAILPGIVLKSPKITRNLTTAWFAKRVDERYQRCMQR; encoded by the coding sequence ATGTACTCAAGCCGTCTGATCCTGTGCCTGACCACCTTGCTGGTACTGGCCGGCTGCTCTACAACGCGCAACCCACAGCAACCGGAGCGCAGCGAAGCCGAGGTGAAGGCGCAGATTGTGCGCCTGTTGCCGACGACGGTAGCGGACCGCAACGGCTGGGCCCAGGACATCTATACCGCCTTCGACACCCAGAAAATCTACCCCAGCAGCGAAAATATCTGCGCCGTACTGGCGGTCACCGAACAAGAGTCCACTTACCAGGTCGACCCACCGGTGCCGAATATGGGCAAGATTGCCCAGGATGAAATCCTGCGCCGTGCCGGCAAGGTGCATGTGCCGGCCTTTGTGGTGCGCAGCGCCTTGCAACTGCGTTCGCCCACCGGCAAGTCCTACGCCGATCGCCTGAATGCCGCACGCACGGAGAGAGACCTCAGCGGTATCTTCGATGACTTCATCAGCGTGGTGCCCCTGGGCAATACCTTGTTTGGCGGCTTCAACCCGGTGCACACCGCAGGCCCGATGCAGGTCAGCATCGACTTTGCGCAGAAACAGGCGCGGGGTTATCCCTACACGGTGGATGGCACAATTCGTCGCGAAGTGTTTACCCGGCGTGGCGGCATGTACTTCGGTATCGCCCATTTGCTCGGCTACCCGGTGAACTATGACCAGCCGCTGTATCGCTTTGCCGACTTCAATGCCGGTTGGTACGCCAGCCGCAACGCTGCGTTCCAGGCTGCCGTCAGCCGTGCGACTGGGACTGAATTGGCGCTGGATGGGGACCTGATTCGCTACGGCTCACTGCTGCCGGGCACCACCGAGCTGGCGGTGCGCTCCCTCGGTTCGAAGCTGGATATGCGCAACCCCAGCATCCGCAGCCAGTTGGAGCAGGGCGAGCAGCTGGATTTTGAGGACACCACCCTCTACAAGCGCGTGTTTGCCTTGGCCGACAAGGCCGCCGGCAAGCCGATGCCGCGGGCGATCCTGCCGGGAATCGTGCTCAAAAGCCCGAAGATCACGCGCAATCTGACCACGGCCTGGTTTGCCAAGCGGGTAGATGAGCGGTACCAGCGCTGCATGCAACGCTGA